One genomic window of Octopus bimaculoides isolate UCB-OBI-ISO-001 chromosome 2, ASM119413v2, whole genome shotgun sequence includes the following:
- the LOC106872101 gene encoding uncharacterized protein LOC106872101 isoform X2 encodes MGGNGGDGRKPFRNLCKSVIDATLQVQTESFQTDTMVGCENMENNTTTSGFPKLKTNKPKASSMETPAVRDILSMGDKWNFVKRIMKKKIKETTFHKPKVSYMETPTVLAVLSMGYKRNLVKRIVKNKIKETGSSFSQASDLLDKIQNDSHVDDDGIEKISNEEKPDQTTKRRH; translated from the exons GTGATTGATGCTACTTTACAAGTTCAAACGGAGTCTTTTCAAACTGACACAATGGTTGGATGTGAGAATATGGAAAATAATACAACTACATCAG GTTTTCCCAAACTGAAAACTAATAAACCTAAAGCATCATCTATGGAAACACCTGCAGTTCGTGATATTTTATCTATGGGCGATAAATGGAATTTTGTCAAAAGaatcatgaaaaagaaaatcaaagaaacaa CTTTCCACAAACCTAAAGTATCATATATGGAAACACCTACAGTTCTGGCTGTTTTATCTATGGGCTATAAACGAAATTTAGTCAAAAgaattgtgaaaaacaaaatcaaagaaacag ggTCGTCTTTTTCACAAGCATCAGATTTACTTGACAAAATCCAAAATGATtctcatgttgatgatgatggtattgagaaaataagtaatgaAGAGAAGCCTGATCAAACAACAAAAAGACGACACTGA
- the LOC106872101 gene encoding uncharacterized protein LOC106872101 isoform X4, translating to MVGCENMENNTTTSGFPKLKTNKPKASSMETPAVRDILSMGDKWNFVKRIMKKKIKETTFHKPKVSYMETPTVLAVLSMGYKRNLVKRIVKNKIKETGSSFSQASDLLDKIQNDSHVDDDGIEKISNEEKPDQTTKRRH from the exons ATGGTTGGATGTGAGAATATGGAAAATAATACAACTACATCAG GTTTTCCCAAACTGAAAACTAATAAACCTAAAGCATCATCTATGGAAACACCTGCAGTTCGTGATATTTTATCTATGGGCGATAAATGGAATTTTGTCAAAAGaatcatgaaaaagaaaatcaaagaaacaa CTTTCCACAAACCTAAAGTATCATATATGGAAACACCTACAGTTCTGGCTGTTTTATCTATGGGCTATAAACGAAATTTAGTCAAAAgaattgtgaaaaacaaaatcaaagaaacag ggTCGTCTTTTTCACAAGCATCAGATTTACTTGACAAAATCCAAAATGATtctcatgttgatgatgatggtattgagaaaataagtaatgaAGAGAAGCCTGATCAAACAACAAAAAGACGACACTGA
- the LOC106872101 gene encoding E3 ubiquitin-protein ligase XIAP isoform X1: MENLKTQSGDLCHEIGRLLTFSGDIQQKLTATELAANGYYYNSTEGKIICFFCKSVLEFSDSNFKHKYLCKHKVNSSSVYLHDDTDIENAAAFNVQNTERETETVVTTSTEKVINSNKNEMLDMQKRLDSFENWDKSMPVTPTDFAKNGFYYLGYGDAVKCAYCSVQLRNWKENDDVHKEHTRFSPKCPNLESFIKMDLKYELNRIKSFVQWTTSYPLKAKDLAANGFYHKGPADNVCYIFCKCEIKNWKANDNIRGKHRSVSPNCPFLCGKLVGNVPIPNQSNKFNSPKHPHFASLSERLKTFSSWPENKNQKPESLADAGFFHNGKADTVICFSCDGGLRNWEEDDIPWKEHIRWFLCAFQILLHI, translated from the exons ATGGAAAATCTGAAGACACAATCAGGGGACCTATGTCATGAAATAGGAAGATTGTTGACATTCTCTGGAGATATTCAACAAAAACTAACAGCTACAGAGCTTGCTGCAaatggttattattataatagtacagaaggaaaaataatatGCTTTTTCTGTAAATCTGTACTGGAATTTTCAGATTCcaattttaaacataaatatttgtgtaaacaTAAAGTTAACAGTTCTTCAGTTTATTTACATGATGATACAGATATTGAAAATGCTGCAGCTTTTAATGTTCAAAACACTGAACGAGAAACTGAGACTGTAGTAACAACTAGTACTGAAAAAgttattaattcaaataaaaatgaaatgcttGATATGCAAAAAAGACTGGATTCCTTTGAAAATTGGGACAAAAGCATGCCAGTAACACCCACAGATTTTGCCaaaaatggattttattaccTAGGTTATGGAGATGCTGTTAAATGTGCATACTGCTCTGTCCAACTGCGCAACtggaaagaaaatgatgatgtcCATAAAGAACATACACGTTTTAGTCCAAAATGTCCAAATTTAGAATCTTTTATCAAAATGGATTTGAAATACGAACTGAATCGGATAAAAAGTTTTGTTCAGTGGACGACATCTTACCCATTAAAAGCTAAAGATTTGGCAGCTAATGGTTTCTACCACAAGGGGCCTGCAGATAATGTCTGTTATATATTTTGCAAATGTGAAATCAAAAATTGGAAAGCCAATGATAATATTAGAGGAAAACATAGGTCAGTTTCTCCGAACTGCCCTTTCTTGTGTGGGAAATTGGTAGGTAATGTACCAATACCAAATCAGAGTAATAAATTTAACTCTCCAAAACATCCACATTTTGCCTCATTAAGTGAACGtcttaaaacattttcttcatggccagagaataaaaatcaaaaacctGAATCTTTAGCAGATGCTGGGTTCTTTCATAATG GAAAAGCTGATACAGTAATTTGTTTTAGCTGTGATGGTGGCTTACGTAATTGGGAGGAGGATGACATTCCATGGAAAGAACATATTCGGTGGTTTCTATGTGCATTTCAGATACTTCTGCATATATGA
- the LOC106872101 gene encoding uncharacterized protein LOC106872101 isoform X3 has translation MLGSFIMVIDATLQVQTESFQTDTMVGCENMENNTTTSGFPKLKTNKPKASSMETPAVRDILSMGDKWNFVKRIMKKKIKETTFHKPKVSYMETPTVLAVLSMGYKRNLVKRIVKNKIKETGSSFSQASDLLDKIQNDSHVDDDGIEKISNEEKPDQTTKRRH, from the exons ATGCTGGGTTCTTTCATAATG GTGATTGATGCTACTTTACAAGTTCAAACGGAGTCTTTTCAAACTGACACAATGGTTGGATGTGAGAATATGGAAAATAATACAACTACATCAG GTTTTCCCAAACTGAAAACTAATAAACCTAAAGCATCATCTATGGAAACACCTGCAGTTCGTGATATTTTATCTATGGGCGATAAATGGAATTTTGTCAAAAGaatcatgaaaaagaaaatcaaagaaacaa CTTTCCACAAACCTAAAGTATCATATATGGAAACACCTACAGTTCTGGCTGTTTTATCTATGGGCTATAAACGAAATTTAGTCAAAAgaattgtgaaaaacaaaatcaaagaaacag ggTCGTCTTTTTCACAAGCATCAGATTTACTTGACAAAATCCAAAATGATtctcatgttgatgatgatggtattgagaaaataagtaatgaAGAGAAGCCTGATCAAACAACAAAAAGACGACACTGA